One genomic region from Ptychodera flava strain L36383 chromosome 14, AS_Pfla_20210202, whole genome shotgun sequence encodes:
- the LOC139149914 gene encoding carboxypeptidase B-like isoform X2 produces the protein MLSPIQARLFEGALQDFNISYDVTIPDVQKLIDEQLKQKPAGDGKKFDYSKYHTYNEIQDWLNDMGGRYRELASVLEVTTSFEGRKVRALMVGKRTPGAEKPVIWIEGGIHGNEWISPATVVYITKELLERYGKNRRVTRLLNTFDWYILPVFNVDGYAYSWSSDRMWRKTRTKNENSTCVGVDPNRNWDIHWGEEGASHFPCSDNYCGPFPFSAPSVRGVADFIKSIPNVVAFLDIHSYLQVWASPWGFKHELPPDFHIQDALSKAAVRALESVHGTKYTHGTLANTLAIASGSSADWTYAKSGANILYSYTVELRDTGRYGFLLPPDQIVPSGQETFAALVATGVFILNNPPPQ, from the exons ATGCTGTCGCCGATCCAGGCTCgcctgtttgagggcgctctgcAGGACTTCAACATATCGTACGACGTTACGATACCCGACGTCCAAAAGTTGATCGACGAACAGCTAAAGCAGAAGCCCGCCGGAGATGGCAAAAAGTTCGATTATTCAAAATACCATACATATAACGAG ATTCAGGACTGGTTGAATGACATGGGCGGACGATACCGCGAATTGGCTTCCGTTTTGGAAGTAACGACCTCATTTGAAGGAAGAAAAGTGCGTGCTTTGATG GTTGGAAAGAGAACGCCGGGAGCCGAAAAACCAGTCATATGGATAGAGGGCGGCATTCATGGCAATGAGTGGATTTCACCGGCAACAGTTGTGTACATAACAAAAGAG TTATTGGAACGCTATGGAAAGAACAGACGAGTCACAAGATTACTGAACACATTCGATTGGTATATCCTTCCTGTGTTTAACGTCGATGGATATGCCTACAGCTGGTCGTCG GACAGGATGTGGAGGAAGACACGAACGAAGAACGAGAATTCAACCTGTGTCGGTGTAGATCCGAACAGAAATTGGGATATCCACTGGGGAG AGGAAGGCGCCAGTCACTTTCCCTGTAGCGACAATTATTGTGGTCCCTTTCCATTCTCGGCGCCGTCTGTCAGGGGcgttgcagatttcatcaaatcaaTTCCAAATGTCGTCGCATTTCTGGATATTCACAGTTATTTGCAAGTTTGGGCGTCACCATGGGGGTTCAAACATGAACTTCCCCCGGACTTCCATATTCAG GATGCTCTCTCAAAAGCTGCCGTGAGGGCGCTAGAATCAGTCCACGGTACGAAATACACCCATGGTACCCTCGCTAACACTTTGG CCATTGCATCGGGGAGCAGTGCGGACTGGACCTACGCCAAAAGCGGTGCCAATATACTTTATTCCTACACCGTTGAGTTGCGAGATACGGGCCGTTACGGATTCTTGCTGCCACCGGACCAGATCGTACCGAGCGGTCAGGAAACTTTCGCCGCCTTGGTCGCCACCGGTGTCTTCATACTTAACAATCCACCGCCACAATGA